Proteins encoded by one window of Leptospira barantonii:
- a CDS encoding TonB-dependent receptor plug domain-containing protein, translating to MYAQTKSDSANDELNKRKSSSEIQVIGERDDINGIRLKPEEIKRMPGTFGDSLKAVLNVPGVSPIFQNFNNSSAQAAMATHLNLTNQSLPTGAKSPDISNSQRGFLVMRGAGTRANQFYYDGLPLTYPFHADGLSSVINNDAIRSLEVYSGAYSARYGFGTGGVIAIEAFKKREDTMITNVNTFLVDSYLYKNITKNLSVNVSGRKYYPNLVLGQIHDLVPNQTFISDYSDYQGRINWDIDEKNSITISSFGTKDFRYPYASNAKRDANRSDIESMTDGLIVDRNFRTDGLKYTWKPFENVKNTIHLARNYFHERVQNSTFSLNVSDFGAVLSGGGGFVKVNTLGNDYTSDLRYFEDSLELYLFKKILKVNAGGQYRETVADLKGRITYLNPKPDLLRLTEFILSDPNTSAILDGDRMVKRELGYFSELKFDHLGYSVTLGVRRDYYDLSKEWKTNPRLNLAKEFESTKTVFFGGTGEYSQAPSDISQYSKKIGNPNLKVETSVHSNIGIEQKFLGDFTFKLEGYKNTFDNMIIQDNFLYNSSTANLNNVVSAIENGNTQLVPQNAKYSNSMSGWSKGYEVLLKKEIPEDTGFYGWIAYTNSVTKRNRNQPVLNDTEARIHQELSANNRLVYQDDSKGYYTNLYSNGSLEILRKNSKEELYDLDRTHILSIVGGWKYKNSFQIGARFTYLTNYAYTPIIGSEQKRVPLGSGSISFNDPIYSDQLRSARLPSYNQLDLRFDKFISTSWGKMDLYLEVINVTSNRIAVSNNLFSPGLPYIPNFNPTTTYINQNGLDVYKHRIPFFNFGIQIQF from the coding sequence ATTTATGCTCAAACGAAATCCGATTCAGCGAACGACGAACTGAACAAACGAAAATCCTCTTCGGAAATACAAGTGATCGGAGAAAGGGACGATATCAACGGGATTCGATTGAAACCCGAAGAAATCAAACGTATGCCCGGAACGTTTGGAGATTCTTTAAAAGCCGTTTTAAACGTACCAGGCGTGTCCCCTATATTCCAAAATTTTAATAATTCAAGCGCTCAAGCGGCTATGGCGACCCATTTGAATCTGACCAATCAATCGCTTCCCACCGGAGCAAAAAGCCCGGACATTTCAAACAGTCAAAGGGGATTTTTAGTCATGAGAGGCGCGGGCACAAGAGCCAATCAATTCTATTATGACGGTCTGCCTCTTACCTATCCGTTTCACGCGGACGGACTTTCGTCGGTCATCAACAACGACGCCATCCGATCTTTGGAAGTTTATTCGGGCGCGTATTCCGCCCGCTACGGTTTCGGAACCGGAGGAGTCATCGCGATCGAAGCTTTTAAAAAAAGGGAAGATACGATGATCACGAACGTGAATACGTTTTTAGTTGATTCTTATCTATATAAGAATATAACAAAAAACTTAAGCGTAAACGTTTCGGGAAGAAAATACTATCCGAACCTCGTTCTCGGACAGATCCACGATCTGGTTCCGAATCAAACCTTTATTTCCGATTACAGCGACTACCAAGGCCGGATCAACTGGGACATAGACGAAAAAAATTCGATCACGATCTCTTCTTTCGGAACAAAAGACTTTAGATATCCGTATGCAAGCAATGCGAAGCGGGACGCGAATCGAAGCGACATCGAAAGTATGACCGACGGCCTTATCGTGGACCGCAACTTTAGAACGGACGGTCTCAAATACACTTGGAAACCTTTTGAAAACGTAAAGAATACGATTCATCTCGCCAGAAACTATTTTCATGAAAGGGTTCAAAACAGCACTTTCAGTTTGAACGTATCCGATTTCGGCGCCGTTCTTTCCGGAGGCGGTGGTTTTGTAAAAGTAAATACATTAGGAAATGATTATACTTCCGATCTGCGTTATTTCGAAGATTCTCTGGAACTTTATCTTTTTAAAAAGATCCTAAAGGTCAATGCGGGCGGTCAATACAGGGAAACCGTTGCCGATTTAAAAGGTAGAATCACGTATCTCAATCCCAAACCTGACCTTCTAAGACTTACCGAGTTCATACTTTCGGATCCGAATACGTCCGCAATTCTCGACGGGGATAGAATGGTGAAACGGGAACTCGGTTACTTTTCCGAGCTGAAGTTCGATCATCTCGGATACTCCGTGACGCTCGGAGTTAGAAGGGATTACTACGATTTATCCAAAGAATGGAAAACGAACCCCAGACTAAACTTGGCAAAAGAATTCGAATCCACAAAAACGGTTTTCTTCGGAGGAACGGGAGAATATTCACAGGCTCCATCCGATATCAGTCAGTATTCTAAAAAAATCGGGAACCCGAATCTAAAAGTGGAAACATCAGTACATTCTAATATAGGAATAGAGCAGAAATTTCTGGGAGATTTTACGTTCAAACTGGAAGGATATAAGAATACCTTCGACAACATGATCATCCAGGACAATTTTTTATACAATTCTTCCACGGCAAACCTCAATAACGTCGTCTCCGCCATCGAAAACGGAAATACACAACTCGTTCCGCAAAACGCCAAGTATTCGAACTCCATGTCCGGTTGGTCCAAAGGTTACGAAGTCTTATTAAAAAAAGAAATTCCGGAGGATACGGGTTTTTACGGTTGGATTGCTTATACAAACTCGGTGACCAAAAGAAACAGAAACCAGCCGGTTCTAAACGATACGGAAGCAAGAATCCATCAGGAACTAAGCGCAAACAATCGTTTGGTGTATCAAGACGATTCGAAAGGATATTATACGAACTTATATTCGAACGGAAGTCTGGAAATTTTACGGAAAAATTCCAAGGAAGAATTGTATGATTTGGATAGAACTCATATTCTCAGCATCGTAGGAGGCTGGAAATACAAAAATTCTTTTCAGATCGGCGCCAGATTTACATACTTAACGAATTATGCATATACTCCGATCATCGGGTCGGAACAAAAAAGGGTTCCACTCGGGTCGGGTTCGATTTCGTTTAACGATCCTATCTATTCCGATCAACTTCGATCCGCGAGGCTTCCTTCTTACAATCAACTCGATCTTCGATTTGATAAATTCATTTCCACCAGTTGGGGGAAAATGGATTTATACCTCGAAGTCATCAACGTCACTTCAAATAGAATCGCGGTTTCAAACAATCTGTTCTCGCCGGGACTACCCTACATTCCCAACTTCAATCCGACGACGACGTATATTAATCAAAACGGACTCGACGTATACAAACATAGAATTCCCTTTTTTAATTTCGGGATTCAAATTCAGTTCTGA
- a CDS encoding helix-turn-helix domain-containing protein, producing MRNVICVLRGAVLFVGKLPDLAFHSTVTSAAVVGLDSDIQKRIKGDAQWKSARSFVFDGILNHETILSGNVGILFADPGSEIGIILSEEAGPERLSENPSWAPELISTCVEILNSRPEQYSEILNRSFPFHRSTSDRNFFEDDRLVLILRRLIEYPEETVNVEELADEIGMSSSWLQHEFKNAVGLPLRAFRKWYRVKSAVIAHKQGASLADAALSAGFYDQSHFTNAFREIFGISPSSVFGKGDSIDWYFENEQLEKILAKL from the coding sequence ATGCGGAACGTAATCTGCGTACTTCGAGGAGCCGTTTTATTCGTAGGTAAGTTACCCGACCTCGCGTTTCATTCTACCGTAACCTCGGCGGCGGTAGTCGGGTTGGATTCCGACATTCAGAAAAGAATCAAGGGAGATGCGCAGTGGAAGAGCGCGCGTTCCTTTGTATTCGACGGAATCTTAAATCATGAAACGATTCTTTCCGGAAACGTGGGCATCTTATTCGCCGATCCGGGAAGCGAAATCGGAATCATTCTTTCCGAGGAAGCGGGTCCCGAACGTCTTTCCGAAAATCCGTCTTGGGCTCCCGAATTGATTTCCACCTGTGTCGAAATTCTAAACTCAAGACCGGAACAATATTCGGAAATTCTAAACCGTTCTTTTCCATTCCATCGTTCTACTTCGGATCGAAATTTTTTCGAGGACGATCGACTCGTTCTGATCTTACGAAGACTGATCGAATATCCGGAAGAAACGGTGAACGTGGAAGAACTCGCCGATGAAATCGGAATGTCCTCTTCTTGGCTCCAACACGAATTTAAGAATGCGGTCGGACTTCCGTTGCGCGCGTTTCGAAAATGGTATCGAGTCAAATCGGCGGTGATCGCACACAAACAAGGCGCTTCTCTCGCAGACGCGGCTTTGAGCGCGGGTTTTTACGATCAATCTCACTTTACGAATGCGTTTCGGGAAATTTTTGGAATCTCACCCTCTTCCGTTTTCGGAAAAGGAGATTCGATCGATTGGTATTTCGAAAACGAACAGCTTGAAAAAATTCTCGCCAAACTCTGA
- a CDS encoding c-type cytochrome, protein MLSKFQAKLFFLLGTFLFSVVFLFLTFDSMRYVYSHESNRNLTPSVLSGKEIWEKNNCMGCHTILGEGAYYAPELTKVYERRGPEWIRVFLKDPEAMYPGERKMVKYNFTEKQIEDVIAFLKWNGELDLKGFPPKPEFKQETKTVNVQSANVAPPEKFKQICTACHAVGGSGGNVGPALDAVGNKYDTTYLENWLKDPQKIKPGTAMPKLPLSDSEIKDLTKYLSQLK, encoded by the coding sequence ATGCTCAGTAAGTTTCAGGCAAAGTTGTTCTTTCTACTCGGAACGTTTTTGTTTTCCGTCGTATTCTTATTTCTTACGTTCGATTCCATGAGATACGTGTATTCGCACGAATCGAATCGAAACTTAACGCCGAGCGTCCTTTCGGGAAAAGAAATCTGGGAAAAGAACAATTGTATGGGTTGTCATACGATCTTGGGTGAAGGTGCTTATTACGCTCCTGAACTTACCAAGGTTTATGAAAGAAGGGGACCCGAGTGGATCCGCGTCTTTTTGAAAGATCCGGAAGCGATGTACCCCGGTGAAAGAAAGATGGTGAAATACAATTTCACGGAAAAGCAGATCGAAGACGTGATCGCATTCTTAAAATGGAACGGCGAGTTGGATCTGAAAGGATTTCCGCCGAAGCCCGAGTTCAAACAAGAAACGAAAACCGTCAACGTACAATCCGCTAACGTCGCGCCTCCCGAAAAATTCAAACAAATCTGTACTGCGTGTCATGCAGTGGGTGGTTCCGGTGGAAACGTAGGTCCGGCCTTGGATGCGGTCGGGAATAAATACGACACAACCTATTTGGAGAATTGGCTCAAAGATCCGCAAAAGATCAAACCGGGAACCGCGATGCCGAAACTGCCTTTGAGCGACTCGGAAATCAAGGATCTAACGAAGTATTTATCCCAATTAAAATAG
- a CDS encoding YncE family protein gives MIQTFKIDRRYVLFFLFLPLFLVSCTIWPALTYLASDSKSGNENSSIPLALGLLTQSAIQNGSSTPTPNLLYIANYNSNSITIYNAKTGAYLNGTLANSTFATQTGPDFIAVNPKANIIYVTAQTGNSITYFNAKTGAYINGTLANSSFSTGNGPLFIGVNPDANLIYVSNANSGTVTYYNATTGAYMNGTLANSSFPTAGITPQGLTVDPVANKMYISNFDLDNVTYYNATTASVTSSFPTQSGPTSMALNTTANLLYVGNNASDSVTIYNATTGAFLNGTLANSSLPVGTGPVSLAVNPTSNILYSANQTSETLTLHNATTGVYLNGTLANSSFPTGTRPYAVAVNAIANLAYVANSSSQTVTYYNATTGAYLNGTLANSSFATQAGPSHVAVNP, from the coding sequence ATGATCCAGACTTTCAAAATTGATCGCAGATATGTCCTGTTTTTTTTATTCCTTCCGCTCTTCCTTGTCTCATGTACGATCTGGCCCGCTCTTACCTACCTTGCTTCGGATTCGAAATCGGGGAATGAAAATTCTTCCATTCCTCTTGCGTTGGGTCTATTGACGCAGAGTGCGATTCAGAACGGATCTTCAACGCCGACGCCGAATCTTTTGTATATAGCCAACTACAACTCGAATAGTATCACGATCTACAACGCAAAAACCGGCGCTTATCTCAACGGAACCCTCGCCAATTCCACGTTTGCGACGCAGACAGGTCCGGATTTTATCGCGGTCAATCCGAAAGCGAACATCATCTATGTTACTGCACAAACGGGAAACTCGATCACTTATTTTAATGCGAAAACGGGTGCGTATATCAACGGAACTCTCGCGAACTCGAGCTTTTCCACGGGAAACGGTCCGTTATTTATCGGAGTCAATCCGGATGCGAACCTGATCTATGTTTCGAACGCGAACTCGGGAACGGTCACGTATTACAACGCGACAACCGGAGCGTATATGAACGGAACTCTTGCAAACTCAAGCTTTCCGACCGCGGGAATCACTCCGCAAGGTTTGACGGTCGATCCCGTCGCAAATAAGATGTATATATCCAATTTCGATTTGGACAACGTGACGTATTACAATGCGACCACGGCTTCCGTAACTTCCAGCTTTCCGACTCAATCGGGACCAACTTCTATGGCGTTGAATACTACCGCCAATCTTTTGTATGTGGGCAACAACGCGTCCGATTCGGTTACGATCTACAACGCGACCACGGGAGCGTTTCTCAACGGAACCCTTGCCAATTCGAGTTTACCCGTGGGAACCGGACCGGTTTCGCTCGCGGTCAATCCCACATCAAATATTTTGTATTCGGCGAACCAGACCTCGGAGACTTTAACCCTTCACAACGCGACAACCGGCGTTTATCTCAACGGAACTCTTGCCAACTCGAGCTTTCCGACCGGCACAAGACCTTACGCGGTTGCGGTTAACGCTATCGCAAACTTAGCGTATGTAGCCAACTCTTCCTCGCAGACGGTCACGTATTACAACGCGACGACCGGCGCGTATCTCAATGGAACTCTTGCAAACTCAAGTTTTGCGACCCAGGCAGGTCCTTCTCACGTAGCGGTCAATCCCTGA
- a CDS encoding alpha/beta fold hydrolase has product MLFRRIKQISFGILISLLSVFFLFIVLTWESDRSVDDLKERWASPPSTFITFKELNVHLRDEGPKSDPTPIVLIHGGGSSLHTWDAWTTELKSSRRVIRFDLPGFGLTGPAPDQDYSMKRYTEFLIALLDQLQIKRAILVGNSFGGNVAWRTVLEQPERFQKLILLDSGGYKTESVSVPIAFRIARIPILSNLLQNILPRKLVESSVKNTYGDPSKVTEEKVDRFFSLALRSGNRKALAQFQQKLVSESGIFENRIGELRLPTLILWGKKDKLQPPINAEKFHKDIQGSKLIVFENLGHIPQEEDPKETLNAVLDFIR; this is encoded by the coding sequence ATGCTCTTTCGAAGAATCAAACAGATCAGTTTCGGAATTCTGATTTCCTTGTTATCCGTATTCTTCCTTTTCATCGTTCTCACTTGGGAATCGGATCGATCCGTCGATGATTTGAAAGAACGATGGGCGTCCCCTCCTTCCACTTTCATCACATTCAAGGAACTGAATGTTCATCTCAGAGACGAAGGTCCTAAATCCGATCCAACACCGATCGTTTTGATTCACGGAGGCGGTTCATCGCTTCACACATGGGACGCCTGGACGACCGAACTCAAATCCTCTCGGAGAGTGATCCGTTTTGATTTACCGGGCTTCGGCTTAACGGGCCCTGCTCCCGATCAAGATTATTCCATGAAACGTTATACGGAATTTCTAATCGCATTGCTCGATCAACTTCAAATCAAACGTGCGATTCTCGTTGGGAATTCTTTCGGAGGTAACGTGGCTTGGCGTACGGTTCTCGAACAACCGGAACGTTTTCAAAAATTGATTCTTTTGGATTCGGGCGGATATAAAACGGAATCGGTTTCCGTTCCGATCGCGTTTCGAATCGCAAGAATCCCAATCCTGAGCAACCTTCTCCAGAACATTCTTCCGAGAAAATTGGTGGAATCGAGCGTGAAGAATACATACGGAGATCCTTCGAAAGTCACAGAGGAAAAAGTGGATCGTTTCTTTTCCCTTGCTCTGAGATCGGGCAATCGAAAAGCTTTGGCTCAGTTTCAGCAAAAATTAGTTTCAGAATCCGGAATATTCGAAAATCGTATTGGCGAATTACGCCTTCCTACGCTGATTCTCTGGGGAAAAAAAGACAAACTACAACCTCCGATCAACGCAGAAAAATTCCACAAAGACATTCAAGGAAGCAAGCTCATCGTCTTTGAAAATCTAGGCCATATTCCCCAAGAAGAAGATCCGAAAGAAACGTTAAACGCGGTTCTGGATTTTATCCGTTGA
- a CDS encoding DUF1554 domain-containing protein: MIQKESIRISVSISAFLLLTFSCNEAERVSIDALKNPLIAIIEPSRFTNSSSSQSGTAPNCSTTKGPCYIFELYNIGGVLTNGNMGGIAGADTLCQNAAAALPSSFGAPSEYKALLMDESGVRDLSHNWVLYPNTRYLNIKKSTLNPNDSAIVFTTDSQAMYNGSATNSIIVDGTRPAGTYTFTGIRNDTPGSVGVWLPGELRTCFNWTSTALGTTYGSIGEPNQLSSFFIDRGYNSATSCNTTHGLYCVRQ; the protein is encoded by the coding sequence ATGATACAGAAAGAATCGATTCGAATTTCCGTAAGCATTTCCGCATTCCTATTGTTGACGTTTTCGTGTAACGAAGCGGAGCGAGTTTCGATCGACGCGCTTAAAAATCCTCTGATCGCCATAATCGAACCTTCGCGTTTTACAAATTCCTCCTCGTCTCAATCCGGAACCGCTCCGAACTGTAGCACCACAAAAGGCCCCTGTTATATATTCGAACTGTATAATATAGGCGGCGTTCTTACGAACGGAAACATGGGAGGAATTGCCGGAGCCGACACACTTTGTCAAAACGCGGCGGCGGCCCTACCTTCTTCTTTCGGTGCACCGAGCGAATATAAAGCATTGCTTATGGACGAATCGGGGGTTCGCGACTTATCTCACAATTGGGTTCTATATCCGAACACAAGATATCTCAATATCAAAAAAAGCACATTGAACCCCAACGACAGCGCGATCGTATTCACGACGGATTCTCAGGCGATGTATAACGGTTCCGCGACCAATTCGATCATCGTGGACGGAACAAGACCGGCAGGAACGTATACGTTTACGGGAATCCGAAATGATACTCCGGGTTCCGTAGGCGTATGGTTGCCGGGAGAACTTAGAACTTGTTTCAATTGGACGAGCACGGCCTTAGGGACCACTTACGGTTCCATCGGAGAACCGAATCAACTTTCCTCTTTCTTCATCGATCGCGGTTATAATTCCGCGACCTCTTGCAATACGACACATGGACTTTATTGTGTTCGACAGTAG
- a CDS encoding class I SAM-dependent methyltransferase, which yields MEQNLLEIREQQKESWNRFSQGWKKWDDLFMDFLQPMGDGIIHALDLEDTDTVLDVAAGTGEPGLTIATRLNAGKVVITDLAEDMLEIARESAIKRGISNIETHVCDVCELPFEDATFDAVSCRFGFMFFPDMKLAASEMVRVLKPGGRIAASVWNVAEKNFWITAILGAIQKNISLPVPIPGSPGMFRCSNANVISDLFKDAGLEYILVKETSGKLKCKNAETYWNVMTEVAAPIVSALNNADQNLREKIKAEVFETLHERYVPDRIEIESSAWIISGRKA from the coding sequence ATGGAACAGAATCTTTTAGAAATACGGGAACAACAAAAGGAATCCTGGAATCGGTTTTCTCAGGGTTGGAAGAAATGGGATGATTTGTTTATGGATTTTCTCCAGCCGATGGGGGATGGGATCATTCATGCGCTGGATTTAGAGGATACGGATACAGTCTTGGATGTGGCCGCCGGGACGGGAGAACCGGGTTTGACGATCGCCACTCGTTTGAATGCGGGCAAGGTGGTCATCACCGATCTTGCGGAAGATATGTTGGAGATCGCTCGGGAAAGTGCGATCAAACGTGGAATCTCGAATATCGAAACCCATGTATGCGACGTTTGCGAACTTCCTTTCGAAGACGCGACGTTCGATGCGGTCAGTTGCCGCTTCGGTTTTATGTTTTTTCCGGATATGAAATTGGCCGCGAGTGAAATGGTCCGAGTTTTGAAACCGGGAGGAAGAATCGCCGCATCCGTTTGGAATGTAGCCGAAAAGAATTTTTGGATTACAGCGATTTTAGGCGCGATTCAAAAAAATATTTCCCTGCCTGTTCCTATACCCGGCTCTCCGGGAATGTTTCGTTGTTCCAATGCGAACGTGATCTCGGATCTTTTCAAAGACGCGGGTCTGGAATATATCTTAGTCAAAGAAACGTCTGGAAAGTTGAAATGTAAAAACGCGGAAACATATTGGAACGTGATGACCGAAGTCGCGGCTCCCATCGTTTCCGCGCTGAACAACGCGGATCAGAATTTAAGGGAAAAGATAAAAGCGGAAGTTTTTGAAACGCTTCACGAACGATACGTTCCCGATCGGATCGAAATCGAATCGAGCGCTTGGATCATCTCGGGAAGAAAGGCTTGA
- a CDS encoding TetR/AcrR family transcriptional regulator — protein sequence MQETGLRDTIVSESGELFIQRGYNGVSIKQIAEASRCTTAALYYYFPDGKESILKDVLRSHLPDPEQILLVGLSANSLKELFTGVALKVCGHDSDIVKKERWLLAEFPNFTESDRQVIHEKMRAIHTSLEKEVSRFVTDRETSKTLSWIFMSASFGYGQLFGSLQVKKVADLPTQEFSEKIGAILSSFIDS from the coding sequence ATGCAAGAAACAGGTTTACGGGATACGATCGTAAGCGAATCCGGAGAACTATTCATCCAACGCGGCTACAACGGCGTTTCTATAAAACAAATTGCCGAGGCTTCCCGTTGTACGACTGCGGCGCTTTACTATTATTTTCCGGACGGAAAAGAATCGATTCTCAAGGACGTTCTCCGTTCTCATTTACCGGACCCGGAACAAATTCTCCTCGTGGGACTTTCCGCAAATTCTCTCAAAGAATTATTTACCGGAGTGGCCTTAAAAGTATGCGGTCACGATTCCGATATCGTCAAAAAAGAACGTTGGCTTTTGGCGGAATTTCCGAACTTCACCGAATCGGATCGGCAGGTCATTCACGAGAAGATGAGAGCGATTCATACCTCCCTTGAAAAAGAAGTGAGTCGATTCGTAACCGATCGGGAAACCTCGAAGACGCTTTCCTGGATCTTTATGAGCGCCAGTTTCGGATACGGTCAACTCTTCGGAAGTCTTCAGGTCAAAAAGGTTGCCGATCTTCCCACGCAAGAATTCTCCGAAAAAATAGGCGCCATTCTTTCCTCTTTCATCGATTCCTAA
- a CDS encoding sterol desaturase family protein, with the protein MDLNLVVLFIPCLFVLIVVEVLYSLYRGIPAYRWNDSLNNLATGISNQIFIVLFHTITIAGYLWIYHHWRIFDLPAWPGEPLWWMPTRDLFGISSKYMSFIIVALTWIVCLFVYEFAYYWNHRFSHEINFLWAGHIVHHQSEEYNLGVAFRQASFRGLFTWVFYLPLAWIGFPPVVMIFNAQFSLIYQFLIHTKFVSKMPHWFESIFNTPSHHRVHHGRNPRYIDKNYGGMFIFFDKWFGTFEPETETPVYGIPTPLKSFNPLWANFHYWWEMIQSAKKFSNWKERVNVFFASPGSTNETKADDGDTFRREKDVYHEKDKLGIFEKFDISLSRGILFYVLFWSFAAILISFLALWNVGRIPETILHNVFFASVLTFVCVGGICDRKKWVLFLEPIRLLYLCLTFFQWFGVSNPSFVLLGFHLISFVWFFIFYRKSADPRQTGADFEKRKSETRIEESAAL; encoded by the coding sequence ATGGATTTGAACTTAGTCGTTCTTTTTATTCCTTGTTTGTTCGTTTTGATCGTCGTGGAAGTTTTGTATTCCTTGTATCGGGGGATTCCGGCGTATCGATGGAACGATTCTCTGAACAATTTAGCGACTGGAATTTCCAATCAGATCTTTATCGTGCTCTTTCATACGATCACCATCGCGGGTTATCTTTGGATTTATCATCACTGGAGAATCTTCGATCTTCCCGCTTGGCCCGGCGAACCTTTGTGGTGGATGCCGACTCGCGATCTCTTCGGGATTTCTTCGAAGTACATGTCGTTTATCATCGTCGCATTGACGTGGATCGTTTGTCTTTTTGTCTACGAGTTCGCGTATTACTGGAATCATCGATTCAGTCACGAGATCAACTTTCTTTGGGCCGGGCATATCGTTCATCATCAAAGCGAGGAATACAATCTCGGAGTCGCTTTTCGTCAGGCGAGTTTCCGAGGTTTGTTCACTTGGGTATTTTATCTTCCGCTTGCTTGGATCGGATTTCCTCCCGTGGTGATGATCTTCAACGCGCAGTTCAGTCTGATCTATCAATTTTTGATTCATACAAAATTCGTTTCAAAGATGCCTCATTGGTTCGAATCGATCTTCAATACACCTTCTCATCATAGGGTGCATCACGGAAGAAATCCCCGTTATATCGATAAAAACTACGGAGGAATGTTTATCTTCTTCGACAAATGGTTCGGTACTTTCGAGCCCGAAACGGAAACTCCGGTTTATGGAATTCCGACACCGCTCAAAAGTTTTAATCCTCTATGGGCGAATTTTCATTATTGGTGGGAGATGATTCAATCCGCGAAAAAATTTTCGAATTGGAAGGAGAGGGTGAACGTATTTTTTGCGTCTCCGGGATCGACAAACGAAACGAAGGCGGATGACGGAGATACGTTTCGAAGGGAGAAGGATGTTTACCATGAGAAAGATAAATTAGGAATATTCGAAAAATTTGATATTTCTTTGTCCCGTGGGATTTTGTTCTACGTTTTGTTTTGGTCTTTTGCGGCGATTTTGATTTCCTTTTTAGCTCTTTGGAATGTCGGGCGTATCCCCGAAACGATTCTCCACAACGTGTTTTTTGCGAGCGTTCTTACCTTTGTTTGTGTTGGGGGAATTTGCGATCGTAAAAAATGGGTTTTGTTCTTGGAACCCATTCGTTTGTTGTATCTGTGTTTAACCTTTTTTCAGTGGTTCGGCGTGAGCAATCCGAGTTTTGTTCTGCTCGGTTTTCATCTTATTTCTTTCGTTTGGTTTTTCATATTCTATCGAAAATCTGCCGATCCGCGACAAACCGGAGCCGATTTTGAAAAAAGAAAATCGGAAACACGGATCGAAGAATCGGCGGCCCTTTGA
- a CDS encoding PaaI family thioesterase, with product MNVAELLYHNVPVDIFTLKENCTLLEQAQNLIDQCFPGATNMKVQNVSAELSEADIPYAQSNRALHGFMHGGCFFSVGDTLTSIMAFFHVENEKERTFTMDASIRYLRPIRMETVRAKARLVQKNGKILEYVCDFFNEENKRTAQAKYKYAIAEPR from the coding sequence ATGAACGTAGCCGAATTATTATATCATAATGTCCCGGTGGATATTTTTACTCTGAAGGAAAACTGCACGCTCCTAGAACAGGCGCAGAACTTGATCGATCAGTGTTTTCCGGGCGCCACCAATATGAAAGTGCAGAACGTTTCCGCCGAACTTTCCGAAGCGGATATTCCGTATGCGCAAAGCAATCGCGCTCTTCACGGATTTATGCACGGCGGATGTTTTTTCAGCGTGGGAGATACTCTCACTTCCATCATGGCTTTCTTTCACGTGGAGAATGAAAAAGAAAGAACGTTTACGATGGACGCGTCGATCCGTTATCTCCGACCGATCCGTATGGAAACGGTCCGCGCCAAAGCGAGACTCGTTCAGAAGAACGGAAAAATTTTAGAATACGTCTGCGACTTCTTCAACGAAGAAAACAAAAGAACCGCGCAGGCAAAATACAAATACGCGATCGCAGAACCCCGTTGA